One genomic window of Candidatus Nitrospira inopinata includes the following:
- a CDS encoding ACT domain-containing protein has protein sequence MPTTTQFVVSSLSKPGVLAKVASVLGEAGVNIKAFSAPEVTGRGKLRLLVADVEGARAALKAAKVRFAEETALLLSLENKPGALKEVADLLNKHRINIKCGYCTPSREGKRAIVVLTVSNTNKALTVLRNQSLDEF, from the coding sequence ATGCCTACCACTACGCAGTTCGTCGTCAGCAGTCTCAGTAAGCCCGGTGTGTTGGCCAAAGTGGCGTCGGTCTTGGGCGAGGCGGGAGTCAACATCAAGGCGTTTTCCGCTCCCGAGGTGACCGGCAGGGGCAAACTCCGTCTATTGGTTGCCGACGTCGAGGGGGCCAGGGCTGCGCTCAAGGCGGCAAAGGTCAGATTTGCCGAAGAGACGGCGCTGTTGCTGAGTCTTGAAAACAAACCGGGCGCGCTCAAAGAAGTGGCCGATCTGTTGAACAAACATCGCATCAACATCAAATGCGGCTACTGCACGCCGTCCAGGGAAGGGAAACGGGCTATCGTGGTCCTGACCGTTTCCAACACTAACAAAGCGTTGACGGTCCTTCGCAATCAATCTCTTGATGAGTTTTGA
- a CDS encoding septal ring lytic transglycosylase RlpA family protein, whose protein sequence is MRPQPLAQLAFRAAVAAMLAGGLALSGCRSSPPQTYSPEYPVGYVQRGIASWYGPGFHGNKTANGERYDMHRLTAAHRTLPLGSIAVVRSLTSGRQVTVRINDRGPFVRGRVLDLSLAGAKAIGMMGRGTDEIELRVIGYSPRPGGPGALRVQIGSFADPENAKTLLSQAQVEFPGGRITRVDLPEGRRYRVQIGQFRTEAEAQAASARLDRKLNVESFVVRDDG, encoded by the coding sequence ATGCGGCCTCAGCCGCTTGCACAACTTGCCTTTCGAGCGGCCGTCGCGGCCATGCTGGCGGGCGGTCTCGCGCTTTCCGGGTGTCGATCGTCACCTCCCCAGACATATTCTCCGGAGTATCCCGTGGGTTATGTCCAGCGGGGGATAGCCTCGTGGTATGGACCTGGTTTCCACGGGAACAAGACCGCCAACGGCGAGCGGTATGATATGCACCGGTTGACCGCCGCCCATCGAACATTGCCCCTCGGCTCCATCGCCGTCGTCCGTTCCTTGACGTCCGGCCGTCAAGTGACGGTGCGGATCAATGACCGAGGCCCTTTTGTGAGGGGGCGGGTGCTGGATCTGTCGTTGGCTGGTGCAAAAGCCATCGGTATGATGGGAAGAGGGACCGATGAGATCGAATTGCGGGTGATCGGCTATTCTCCTCGGCCCGGTGGCCCGGGAGCGCTCAGGGTGCAGATCGGCTCGTTCGCCGATCCGGAGAATGCCAAAACGCTTCTCTCCCAGGCCCAGGTGGAGTTTCCGGGCGGTCGCATTACCCGAGTTGATTTGCCGGAAGGACGTCGCTATCGGGTTCAGATCGGGCAATTCAGAACGGAGGCTGAAGCCCAAGCCGCCTCCGCTCGTTTGGACCGCAAGCTGAATGTCGAGTCGTTTGTCGTGCGGGACGATGGATAA